CCCAGTCGTGCGGCCTGAATGGGAGTAAGTCGATGGTGGGCATCGTGCAACAGATGCACATCGTCGCCGAACTTTACTCGCAGTGCCTCGAAGAGCTTGGGCACGTGCATCAGGTACTTTTCGCTCGACCAGAGATTCTCGGGGGGAAGTCCTTTCTCTGCCGGCTCGTAGAACATCTGACCGCGACCGACTCCGTAGGTGCTCTTCAGTCCCGGAACGCCTGACTGCGCGCGCACTGCCAGGTAGCCTTGCGAAATGTACTTCCCAACTTCGTCGATCGTCTGGCTGACGTCGGCTCCGTTGGCATGGCCGTATACCATCACTCCATTCCGGCTCTTGCCGCCGAGCAGGTTGTACACGGGCGTCTTCAGCGCTTTGCCCTTGATGTCCCAGAGCGCCATGTCGACTGCCGCAATTGCGCTCATGGTGACCGGCCCGCGACGCCAGTACGCGCCGCGGTACAAGTACTGCCAAATGTCTTCGGTCTGGAAAGGATCGCGCCCGATCAAACACGGAACTACATGATCGCTGAGATAGCTGGCTACGGCGAGTTCACGACCATTGAGCGTTGCATCACCGAGGCCGTAGATGCCTTCGTCGGTAACGATCTTTAGCGTAACGAAGTTTCTTCCTGGAGAGCAGACCAGGACCTTGGCGTCTTTGATCTTCATCTGCACACCTCACTCAAGTGCAGCAACGTCGTCCGCTTCGTGATTTTACTCAACGGGCCACCCTCGCACCGCCGCCCTTCATTAGCTTCTCGACTTCGGACAGCGTTGCCATCGTGGTGTCACCCGGAGTTGTCATCGCCAAGGCACCGTGCGCGGCGCCACATTCAACCGCCCATTGCGGATCGCGTCCGATGAGGAATCCATAAATCAGCCCCGAAGCAAAGGAGTCGCCGCCGCCAATACGATCGTAAATCTCGAGATTCTCGCGGGTTATCGAGCGATATAGTTTGCCTTCGTGATAACAAACTGCTCCCCAGTCATTGAATGTCGCGGTCTTCGCATTACGGAGCGTCGTAGCAACAGTTCTCAAATTGGGAAACTCGGAAACTACGCGTTCGATCATGCGACGAAAATGCTCAACATCGAGCTTGGACAAGTTTTCGTCTACGCCCTCGACCTTGAATCCGAGTGCGGCCGTAAAATCCTCTTCATTGCCGATCAAGACATCGACCAACGTCGCCAGTTCCCGATTGACCTCAGTGGCCCGCTTTTTTCCTCCGATCGCCTTCCACAAAGACTCGCGATAATTCAAATCGTAAGAAACGACTGCACCATTCGCCCGCGCTGCGGACATCGCTTCCTTTGCCACTTGCGGAGTAGTTTCGGACAATGCCGCGAAGATTCCGCCGGTGTGGAACCAGCGCGCCCGCTCCTTGGCAAAGATGAAATTCCAGTCGACGTCTCCAGCACGAAGTTGCGAGACCGCGGTATGTCCGCGATCGGAGCAGCCAACCGCCCCACGCACTCCGAATCCGCGCTCAGTGAAATTAAGGCCATTGCGAACTGTCCGTCCTACACCGTCGTAAGGAACCCATTTGACGTGCGACTGATCAACGCCACCTTGATAAATGAGGTCCTGCACCAGACGACCGACGGGATTATCCGCAAGCGCCGTAATCACCGCAGTGTCCATACCGAAGCAGCGGCGAAGACCGCGAGCCACGTTGTACTCGCCGCCTCCTTCCCAAACCCGGAAAGTCCGCGTGGTCGAGATGCGAGTGTCGTAAGGGTCGAGGCGAAGCATTACCTCTCCGAGGCTTACGAGGTCCCATCTACATTCTGATTTTGGCTTGATCGTGAGTGGCGGCATCGAGCGGTTCGTTCGTCGGCATTAACTGCCAGCACGTCGGATGACTGCATTACGATTCGGCAGCGGCTGCGGGATAGTCCGCTCGGAAAATCCCATCTGACGGGAAATCTCTTTGCAAGTAGCCGCCAGTGTCGCGCCAATTTCGCGTTCCTGTTTCAGGATGCGCGAGGATGGACCGGAAATGCTGATCGCGCCAACGGATACTCCCGACTCGTTAACAATCGGCGCGCCAATACACGCAACGCCAGGCTCGTTTTCTTCCTGATCCGTGGCATAGCCCCGTCGCTTCACGATCTCCATTTCGGTTCGCAACTTGCGCAACTCGGTTGGAGTGAGAGTGTCAAAAACCGCTTCGAGATCGTGCTCAGCGGCGTGAGTGATCAGGGCTTTCCCAAGTGAAGTGTTTGCGATGGGCATACGGCTGCCAACCATCGCTGACATACGGAATGGCCGAGAGCTTTCCAACAAATCTATGTACAGCACTTCCCCACCATGCAGGACCGCCAAGTTAATGGTCTCGTTGAAGCGCAACTGCAATTTGCGCATATAAGGCTGTGCAACCTGCTTCACGTCACGGCGCAGGCTCGAAGCATGCTCGAACAATTTGATTCCGAGACGATAGCGATGACCGTCCGTTCCGCGTTCCACGTATCCGCGTTCGCAGAGTGTGTGCAGCAAACGGAATGCCCGACTTTTGTTCAGCGAAACGCGTTTTGAAATTTCGCTAAGCTGAAGCTCTTCCGAATCTCGAAAGCTCTCAAGAACGTCCAGGGCCTTCAATACAGCTTCAACCACATACTTGTCGTTAGTTTCTCGCGGTAACTTCATAGTAAGGTTTCGGGAGGCAAAACAAAAATTCCATTCCACGAAGTGCGAGACATTCTCGAAGAAGCAGCACTCTTTGTCAAATCGCGGTAAATCGCCACCGAAACCGATGATCACCCGCAAGGATTTTGTAGAGTGAAATCCGAGTGGTCAAAATCTCCGAATTTTTGGCTTGGCCCTTTCCAATCGCATTCCGCATTTGCTCTACTACTTCAATTCGGTGGTAGTCAAAGCTTTGATCCGGATAGAGGCAAACGCAGTTATGCGATTAGTAAGCTTTCAGAGTGACGGACACGCCGGGGCGGGACTTTTGCGCGAGGACCGTGTGTTTCCACTTAAGAACGTAGGGTTTGCCGATGCAGTGTCGTTCATCGCGGCAGGAGAGAAGGAGCATGAGCGTGTCGAGGGTTGGCTAAAGGGAGCTTCGTCGCGCGATCTGATCCCGCTGGATTCCATAAAGCTAACGGCTCCGATCCCTCGACCGCCCAAGATTCTTTGCATTGGGCTCAACTACCGCGATCACGCGAAGGAATCCAATATGGAAGTTCCTTCAGTGCCGACGGTATTCGCAAAGTACGCCTCGTCTGTGATTGGCCCCGGTGATGCCATCGTGCTCTCCTCGGCAACGCAGAAGCCTGACTATGAAGCCGAATTCGCCGTCGTGATTGGAAAGCGAGCGAAGCAAGTTCAGCGCGCGCAGTGGAAAGACTGCGTGTTTGGATACACGATCGTGAACGACGTAAGCGCGCGCGACGTGCAACTTGCGACATCACAGTGGACGCTGGGTAAAAGCTTCGACACGTTCGCTCCGATGGGTCCCCACGTAGTTACGACTGACGAAGTTCCCGATCCGCATGCATTGGACATTCGTCTCAGCATCGGCGGCGAAACGCTGCAGCACTCCAATACACGTGAACTGATTTTCGGTATACCCGAGCTGATCGAATACCTTTCGCGAATGATGACGCTTGAGCCTGGCGACATTATCAGTACCGGGACTCCCGCAGGAGTCGGGCTCGGACGAACTCCACCACGATGGCTGAAGCCTGGCGAGGAAGTGCTGATTGAGATCGACAGGATTGGAACGTTGCGTAATCCGGTGATCGCTGAGAAAGCAGTGCATTGAAATCCAGTGGAGGGCCACTGTTTTGAAACAAGTCTCACGCCGAGCTTTTTGCCAAAGTACGCTCACCGGTATCGCCAGCTTGGCGGCAACACAACTTCTCTCCGCAGACAGCACTCAGACTCCAAACCTCGGACTTGACTTAGCGAAATTTGAACGCCCAGGAGTACTGGCAGCCGCGAAGCGTTACCTGCATGAGCGTCCCATCACGATCACAGACTCTTCAAGCCCACGCAGCGCCGGCGGAAAGCATGACTACTTCTCCGAAGCGGACTATTGGTGGCCCGATCCGAAGAATCCGAATGGTCCTTATATCCAGCGCGATGGTATGTCGAACCCGGAGAATTTCACTGGGCACAGGCATGCGCTGATTCGTTTGGGTGTTCGGGTTCCAGCGCTGACCGCGGCATGGATCCTCACACGTGATCGCAGTTATTCGGATGCCGCCGCAGAGCATCTGCGGGCCTGGTTTCTGAATCCCGCCACGTTGATGAATCCGAATCTTCAGTACGCGCAGGCTATTCACGGTCGTACCACCGGGCGCGGAACCGGGATCATCGATACGATTCATCTAGTGGAAGTGGTTCGATCGGTTCCATTTCTAGCCGCATCCAGGTCGCTCTCGTCCGCGGATCACGAAGGCGTGAAGAAATGGTTCGCGCAGTACGTCAATTGGCTAACCACATCGAAGAACGGGCAGGACGAACGCGACGCCAAGAATAATCACGGCACCTGGTGGGTGACGCAGGTTGCAGAGTTTGCCACCTTCACTGGGGACGAAAAGCTGTTGAGCTATTGCCGTGATCGTTTCAAAACGGTGTTCGTGCCGAATCAGATTGCTGCGGATGGATGCTTTCCTGAAGAACTACGCCGCACCAAGCCTTACAACTACACGCTGTTCAACATGGCTGGACTGGCAACGATCTGCCAAACTCTCAGCAACTCACAGGACAATCTGTTCACCTTTGCTCTCCCGGACGGCAGAGGGCTTCGTAAGGCTATGGATTACATGTTCCCTTACATACGGAACAAGGCGTCCTGGCCGCACAAGCCCGACGTCGAGTACTTTCAGTATTGGCCGATCCGTCAGCCCAGTCTGCTGTTTGCGGGCCGTGCGTTCTCGAATCCGGAATACATAGAGGTGTGGCAGACTCTTCCTGTTGAACCTGAGGTCGAGGAAATAGTTCGTAATAATCCAATCCGTCAGCCACTCCTGTGGGTGAAGCAGTAGCGACGCTCACCGTGGGCTGTGCTTCTGCCAGAGCCGAACTGGTGTACTGTTGTGACGAATCTCGCTATGAGCTCTATCTCTTCAGCGCCACGACACGATCTCGTGCAGCAATTTGAGACGGCAGCAACGTCTGCTGCAGCTTCCGTGGAGCGTGTGATTTATGCTGCGGGAGCTCTTGCGGCGGCGGTCAAGAAGATAGCGACCGGTCGAATTGCGGTAGGGCAAACACTCGACCTTCCCTCCGACCTGTTCTCTGAGTTACGCAAATTGCCCGGTGTAGTCACTGGTAGATCCAAACAGGAACTGGCCACTTGCGACGTGGGCATTACGGAAGCCTTTGCGGGCGTTGCACGAACCGGCTCAGTTTGCGTTGCCGTGGATCACGACTACTCCGGCTCGATAAGCCTGCTCGCACGCATGCATATCGCGGTACTTTCTGCGGAGAAGATTACCGAACGGCCAGGCGATCTGTTCAATCCACAGTTCCTGAATGGGAAAGCTATGCGACGGAACTTCGTTTTTATTACTGGCCCGAGCGCAACTGCCGATATGGGTCCGCTGGTACGCGGGGTGCACGGTCCTCATAAGTTGCACATCATCATCCTGGAGTAGAGAGTGTCGAGTCCTGCCCCAGTAGCTTCGCCTCGGACAGTCGCCGACAAGAGCGAGAAGCCAGCCTTACTCGCCGCGATTCGGATGGCACTTGAGATCGAGAGCGCCGCCGTTCGCCACAACACCCAGGCATTTAACAGCGGACGTTATCTCGCGACGGCCGAGATCCCAGATTACGACCGACTCAAAGACAAAGCGCGAGCCACAAAAGAAGCTGCGATCGCCCGGCTGCCGGAGCTACTGGCGACTCTCGAGGCCAGCGTAAAGCGCAACGGCGGACATTTCTTCCTGGCGAAGACCGGAGAGGAAGCTGGGCGCTACATAACCAAGGTCTGCACAGATCACCAGGTTCGCCTCGTGGTGAAGGGCAAGAGCATGACTTCGGAAGAGATTCATCTGAATCACTACCTCGAGGCTGCAGGTATCGAAGTCGCTGAAACCGATCTGGCGGAGTTCATTCTGCAGATTGCGGATGAGCAGCCGTCACACCTTATCGGCCCCGCAATTCACTACAGCCGCGAGCGCATTACTGCGCTCTTCAAAAGGAAGTTTCAAACCGATCTGCCTCTTGACACTGGAGAAGAGCTCACCCGCTTTGCGCGCGAGATGCTGCGGCAAAAGTTTTTGAATGCCGACGCCGGCATTTCCGGAGCGAACTTTGTGGCTGCGGACACAGGCAGCATTGTGCTAGTAGAGAGCGAAGGCAACATTCGCCTAACGTCACAACTCCCGCCGCTGCATATCGCAATTACTGGCGTTGAAAAGGTGTTGCCAAAGCGCGAAGATCTCGGTCCGTTCATTGAACTGATCGCACCCAGCGCAACAGGACAAGGTCTCGCATCCTATACCACCGTTCTGACACCTCCGCTGACTGCCGCACCCCTGATGTCGGATCGCGTTACACAGCGCGAGTTCCATCTTGTGCTGGTGGATAACGGCCGGCTACAGATGCGCGAAGACCCTGTACTGCATGAAGCCTTGTACTGCATCCGCTGCAGCGCATGCCTCAACTCGTGCGCAAATTTCCAGACGGTTGGAGGCCACGCGTTCGGCGGCGAAACCTACTCCGGCGGAATCGGCGGATCGTGGGAGGCCGGGACTCGCGGACTGCTCAACGCACGATTCAGCGAGCTGTGTACAGGGTGTTCGCGCTGCGTAATGCAGTGCCCGGTTCGCATCGATATTCCCTGGTTGAATTCGAATCTGCGTGAGCGGATCAATGAACGCGATTTGGAAAAGTCCGGCGGCATCCTGGAGAAAGCAGCCGCTGCGCAGTTTCGAGCCAAGGCTCCGTTGCCAAAGATATTTTTCGGCAGATACGACTTGTTCGGAA
This is a stretch of genomic DNA from Terriglobales bacterium. It encodes these proteins:
- a CDS encoding alginate lyase family protein; protein product: MKQVSRRAFCQSTLTGIASLAATQLLSADSTQTPNLGLDLAKFERPGVLAAAKRYLHERPITITDSSSPRSAGGKHDYFSEADYWWPDPKNPNGPYIQRDGMSNPENFTGHRHALIRLGVRVPALTAAWILTRDRSYSDAAAEHLRAWFLNPATLMNPNLQYAQAIHGRTTGRGTGIIDTIHLVEVVRSVPFLAASRSLSSADHEGVKKWFAQYVNWLTTSKNGQDERDAKNNHGTWWVTQVAEFATFTGDEKLLSYCRDRFKTVFVPNQIAADGCFPEELRRTKPYNYTLFNMAGLATICQTLSNSQDNLFTFALPDGRGLRKAMDYMFPYIRNKASWPHKPDVEYFQYWPIRQPSLLFAGRAFSNPEYIEVWQTLPVEPEVEEIVRNNPIRQPLLWVKQ
- a CDS encoding sugar kinase, with protein sequence MPPLTIKPKSECRWDLVSLGEVMLRLDPYDTRISTTRTFRVWEGGGEYNVARGLRRCFGMDTAVITALADNPVGRLVQDLIYQGGVDQSHVKWVPYDGVGRTVRNGLNFTERGFGVRGAVGCSDRGHTAVSQLRAGDVDWNFIFAKERARWFHTGGIFAALSETTPQVAKEAMSAARANGAVVSYDLNYRESLWKAIGGKKRATEVNRELATLVDVLIGNEEDFTAALGFKVEGVDENLSKLDVEHFRRMIERVVSEFPNLRTVATTLRNAKTATFNDWGAVCYHEGKLYRSITRENLEIYDRIGGGDSFASGLIYGFLIGRDPQWAVECGAAHGALAMTTPGDTTMATLSEVEKLMKGGGARVAR
- a CDS encoding LUD domain-containing protein; translated protein: MSSISSAPRHDLVQQFETAATSAAASVERVIYAAGALAAAVKKIATGRIAVGQTLDLPSDLFSELRKLPGVVTGRSKQELATCDVGITEAFAGVARTGSVCVAVDHDYSGSISLLARMHIAVLSAEKITERPGDLFNPQFLNGKAMRRNFVFITGPSATADMGPLVRGVHGPHKLHIIILE
- a CDS encoding fumarylacetoacetate hydrolase family protein — its product is MRLVSFQSDGHAGAGLLREDRVFPLKNVGFADAVSFIAAGEKEHERVEGWLKGASSRDLIPLDSIKLTAPIPRPPKILCIGLNYRDHAKESNMEVPSVPTVFAKYASSVIGPGDAIVLSSATQKPDYEAEFAVVIGKRAKQVQRAQWKDCVFGYTIVNDVSARDVQLATSQWTLGKSFDTFAPMGPHVVTTDEVPDPHALDIRLSIGGETLQHSNTRELIFGIPELIEYLSRMMTLEPGDIISTGTPAGVGLGRTPPRWLKPGEEVLIEIDRIGTLRNPVIAEKAVH
- a CDS encoding IclR family transcriptional regulator, which translates into the protein MKLPRETNDKYVVEAVLKALDVLESFRDSEELQLSEISKRVSLNKSRAFRLLHTLCERGYVERGTDGHRYRLGIKLFEHASSLRRDVKQVAQPYMRKLQLRFNETINLAVLHGGEVLYIDLLESSRPFRMSAMVGSRMPIANTSLGKALITHAAEHDLEAVFDTLTPTELRKLRTEMEIVKRRGYATDQEENEPGVACIGAPIVNESGVSVGAISISGPSSRILKQEREIGATLAATCKEISRQMGFSERTIPQPLPNRNAVIRRAGS
- the manD gene encoding D-mannonate dehydratase ManD encodes the protein MKIKDAKVLVCSPGRNFVTLKIVTDEGIYGLGDATLNGRELAVASYLSDHVVPCLIGRDPFQTEDIWQYLYRGAYWRRGPVTMSAIAAVDMALWDIKGKALKTPVYNLLGGKSRNGVMVYGHANGADVSQTIDEVGKYISQGYLAVRAQSGVPGLKSTYGVGRGQMFYEPAEKGLPPENLWSSEKYLMHVPKLFEALRVKFGDDVHLLHDAHHRLTPIQAARLGKELEPYHLFWLEDAVPAELQEGFRIVRQHTTTPLALGEIFDSVWDANILISEQLIDYLRMTVVHGGGITNLKKVSAFADMYHVQTGCHGATDLSPVTMAAALHFDISIPNFGIQEYMRHTKETDEVFPHSYYFEKGYLHPGDKPGLGVDYDEKLAKKFPYERAYLPVNRKLDGTMWNW
- a CDS encoding LUD domain-containing protein, whose protein sequence is MSSPAPVASPRTVADKSEKPALLAAIRMALEIESAAVRHNTQAFNSGRYLATAEIPDYDRLKDKARATKEAAIARLPELLATLEASVKRNGGHFFLAKTGEEAGRYITKVCTDHQVRLVVKGKSMTSEEIHLNHYLEAAGIEVAETDLAEFILQIADEQPSHLIGPAIHYSRERITALFKRKFQTDLPLDTGEELTRFAREMLRQKFLNADAGISGANFVAADTGSIVLVESEGNIRLTSQLPPLHIAITGVEKVLPKREDLGPFIELIAPSATGQGLASYTTVLTPPLTAAPLMSDRVTQREFHLVLVDNGRLQMREDPVLHEALYCIRCSACLNSCANFQTVGGHAFGGETYSGGIGGSWEAGTRGLLNARFSELCTGCSRCVMQCPVRIDIPWLNSNLRERINERDLEKSGGILEKAAAAQFRAKAPLPKIFFGRYDLFGKWGTRLAPLSNWVNHLPLTRALMERLVGVDRRRELPSFPNKSLAHAARRSAPARSSPDRGRAALFPDIFTNYGSPERGVATVEVLRSFGIDLVLTEVSPDGRASLSQGLIRTAEQQAKRTGEVLLKYIRDGREIIVIEPSALAMLRLDYRRFLSPDIFEQIRAHSFEGVEYLWRIFQERQLDVADFFAASRHPLGARLFYHSHCQQKTIGAAAPTEAFLRAAGFDVVTSRVECCGMAGSFGYKKDFYDLSMAVGQDLFNQVRAAEAEGGRRTLVATGTSCQEQLHAGLQRKVFHPMEVLAAIQKNL